In Carya illinoinensis cultivar Pawnee chromosome 7, C.illinoinensisPawnee_v1, whole genome shotgun sequence, the following are encoded in one genomic region:
- the LOC122317529 gene encoding BTB/POZ domain-containing protein At1g03010-like isoform X1, with protein MGVVTVGDLKPSMSGKRSFRPSSSIRHAAEWPISDVSSDLTVEVGASSFALHKFPLVSKSGRIRKLLLEAKDSKVSRINLPVVPGGPEAFELAAKFCYGVNVEITLSNVAMLCCTAHFLEMTEDFAEKNIESLAEAYLKEIVLPNISSSISVLHRCESLLPISEEINLVSRLINAIANNACKEQLTSGLLKLDHNFPVKTVPSIETETPADWWGKSLTVLNLDFFQRVLSAVKSKGLKQDLICKILINYAHNSLQGLVAKEPHLVKGILLDLELQKKQRVIVETIVSLLPTQSRKSPVPMAFLSSLLKTAIAASASTSCRSDLERRIGLQLDQAILEDILIPANSHGNNHSTLYDTESILRIFSIFLNLDEDDDEDNHLRDESEMVYDFDSPGSPKQSSILKVSKLLDNYLAEVALDPNLMTSKFIALAELLPDHARTVSDGLYRAVDIFLKVHPNIKDSERYRLCKTIDSQKLSQEACSHAAQNERLPVQMAVQVLYFEQIRLRNAMNGGHNQFFFGTINGQFPQRSGSGAGSGAISPRDNYASVRRENRELKLEVARMRMRLTDLEKDHVSMKQELVKSHPANKLFKSFTKKLSKLNSLFRINGMKPVGGGKANSESRFPFQKRRRHSVS; from the exons aTGGGTGTCGTTACTGTTGGTGATTTGAAGCCAAGCATGTCAGGGAAGAGGTCGTTTCGTCCAAGTTCCAGTATAAGGCATGCTGCTGAATG GCCAATATCTGATGTTTCTAGTGATCTTACTGTCGAAGTAGGAGCCTCAAGCTTTGCCCTGCATAAG TTCCCTCTAGTTTCTAAGAGTGGAAGAATTCGGAAACTGTTGCTCGAAGCAAAAGATTCAAAAGTTTCACGCATAAATCTCCCTGTTGTTCCTGGTGGACCAGAGGCATTTGAGCTAGCTGCAAAGTTTTGTTATGGAGTAAATGTTGAAATTACACTCTCAAACGTAGCTATGCTATGCTGTACAGCTCATTTCCTGGAAATGACAGAGGATTTTGcagagaaaaatatagaaagTCTAGCTGAAGCATATCTAAAGGAGATAGTGCTCCCGAATATATCAAGCTCAATATCTGTTCTTCATCGTTGTGAAAGCCTACTGCCCATATCCGAAGAGATCAACCTGGTTAGCAGACTTATCAATGCAATTGCCAATAATGCATGCAAAGAGCAGCTCACGTCTGGGTTATTAAAACTAGACCATAACTTCCCTGTGAAAACGGTCCCAAGCATAGAAACAGAAACACCTGCAGACTGGTGGGGAAAATCACTCACAGTGCTTAATCTTGATTTCTTCCAAAGGGTTCTGTCTGCTGTAAAATCCAAGGGTCTAAAACAGGATCtgatttgcaaaattttgataaacTATGCCCATAATTCTCTTCAAGGGCTTGTTGCCAAGGAGCCCCACCTGGTCAAAGGAATCCTCTTGGATTTGGAACTGCAGAAGAAGCAAAGAGTCATTGTTGAAACAATAGTTAGCTTACTACCAACCCAATCAAGAAAGAGTCCAGTTCCAATGGCATTTCTTTCAAGTTTGCTGAAAACAGCAATTGCAGCATCAGCATCTACTTCTTGCAGATCAGATCTGGAGAGGCGAATTGGTCTGCAACTGGACCAGGCAATTCTTGAAGACATCTTAATTCCTGCGAATTCACATGGAAACAACCACAGCACACTTTATGATACAGAATCAATCTTGAGGATATTCTCCATTTTTCTGAACTTGGATGAAGATGACGATGAAGATAATCACTTGAGGGATGAAAGTGAAATGGTCTATGATTTTGATAGCCCTGGATCTCCAAAACAAAGTTCAATTCTGAAGGTATCAAAGTTATTGGACAATTATCTTGCAGAAGTTGCACTAGACCCCAACTTGATGACATCAAAATTCATAGCACTAGCAGAATTACTTCCAGACCATGCTCGTACGGTTAGCGATGGATTGTACAGAGCTGTGGATATCTTCCTCAAA GTTCATCCAAATATCAAGGACTCTGAACGCTACCGACTTTGTAAAACAATCGACAGCCAGAAACTATCCCAAGAAGCTTGCAGTCATGCAGCACAAAACGAAAGGCTACCCGTGCAGATGGCAGTTCAAGTCCTATACTTTGAACAAATCAGGCTTCGCAATGCCATGAATGGTGGCCACAACCAATTCTTCTTTGGTACAATCAATGGTCAATTCCCTCAACGTTCAGGCAGTGGTGCAGGAAGTGGAGCCATCTCTCCGAGGGATAACTATGCATCAGTGAGAAGAGAGAACCGAGAGCTGAAGCTTGAAGTTGCAAGAATGAGAATGAGGCTAACAGACTTGGAGAAAGATCACGTATCTATGAAACAAGAGCTTGTCAAGTCCCATCCtgcaaataaattattcaagTCATTCACCAAAAAACTAAGCAAGCTGAATTCCCTGTTTCGGATTAATGGGATGAAGCCCGTAGGAGGAGGTAAGGCTAACTCAGAGAGTCGATTTCCATTTCAGAAGAGAAGGCGTCACTCAGTTTCATGA
- the LOC122317529 gene encoding BTB/POZ domain-containing protein At1g03010-like isoform X2 encodes MNMPISDVSSDLTVEVGASSFALHKFPLVSKSGRIRKLLLEAKDSKVSRINLPVVPGGPEAFELAAKFCYGVNVEITLSNVAMLCCTAHFLEMTEDFAEKNIESLAEAYLKEIVLPNISSSISVLHRCESLLPISEEINLVSRLINAIANNACKEQLTSGLLKLDHNFPVKTVPSIETETPADWWGKSLTVLNLDFFQRVLSAVKSKGLKQDLICKILINYAHNSLQGLVAKEPHLVKGILLDLELQKKQRVIVETIVSLLPTQSRKSPVPMAFLSSLLKTAIAASASTSCRSDLERRIGLQLDQAILEDILIPANSHGNNHSTLYDTESILRIFSIFLNLDEDDDEDNHLRDESEMVYDFDSPGSPKQSSILKVSKLLDNYLAEVALDPNLMTSKFIALAELLPDHARTVSDGLYRAVDIFLKVHPNIKDSERYRLCKTIDSQKLSQEACSHAAQNERLPVQMAVQVLYFEQIRLRNAMNGGHNQFFFGTINGQFPQRSGSGAGSGAISPRDNYASVRRENRELKLEVARMRMRLTDLEKDHVSMKQELVKSHPANKLFKSFTKKLSKLNSLFRINGMKPVGGGKANSESRFPFQKRRRHSVS; translated from the exons ATGAACAT GCCAATATCTGATGTTTCTAGTGATCTTACTGTCGAAGTAGGAGCCTCAAGCTTTGCCCTGCATAAG TTCCCTCTAGTTTCTAAGAGTGGAAGAATTCGGAAACTGTTGCTCGAAGCAAAAGATTCAAAAGTTTCACGCATAAATCTCCCTGTTGTTCCTGGTGGACCAGAGGCATTTGAGCTAGCTGCAAAGTTTTGTTATGGAGTAAATGTTGAAATTACACTCTCAAACGTAGCTATGCTATGCTGTACAGCTCATTTCCTGGAAATGACAGAGGATTTTGcagagaaaaatatagaaagTCTAGCTGAAGCATATCTAAAGGAGATAGTGCTCCCGAATATATCAAGCTCAATATCTGTTCTTCATCGTTGTGAAAGCCTACTGCCCATATCCGAAGAGATCAACCTGGTTAGCAGACTTATCAATGCAATTGCCAATAATGCATGCAAAGAGCAGCTCACGTCTGGGTTATTAAAACTAGACCATAACTTCCCTGTGAAAACGGTCCCAAGCATAGAAACAGAAACACCTGCAGACTGGTGGGGAAAATCACTCACAGTGCTTAATCTTGATTTCTTCCAAAGGGTTCTGTCTGCTGTAAAATCCAAGGGTCTAAAACAGGATCtgatttgcaaaattttgataaacTATGCCCATAATTCTCTTCAAGGGCTTGTTGCCAAGGAGCCCCACCTGGTCAAAGGAATCCTCTTGGATTTGGAACTGCAGAAGAAGCAAAGAGTCATTGTTGAAACAATAGTTAGCTTACTACCAACCCAATCAAGAAAGAGTCCAGTTCCAATGGCATTTCTTTCAAGTTTGCTGAAAACAGCAATTGCAGCATCAGCATCTACTTCTTGCAGATCAGATCTGGAGAGGCGAATTGGTCTGCAACTGGACCAGGCAATTCTTGAAGACATCTTAATTCCTGCGAATTCACATGGAAACAACCACAGCACACTTTATGATACAGAATCAATCTTGAGGATATTCTCCATTTTTCTGAACTTGGATGAAGATGACGATGAAGATAATCACTTGAGGGATGAAAGTGAAATGGTCTATGATTTTGATAGCCCTGGATCTCCAAAACAAAGTTCAATTCTGAAGGTATCAAAGTTATTGGACAATTATCTTGCAGAAGTTGCACTAGACCCCAACTTGATGACATCAAAATTCATAGCACTAGCAGAATTACTTCCAGACCATGCTCGTACGGTTAGCGATGGATTGTACAGAGCTGTGGATATCTTCCTCAAA GTTCATCCAAATATCAAGGACTCTGAACGCTACCGACTTTGTAAAACAATCGACAGCCAGAAACTATCCCAAGAAGCTTGCAGTCATGCAGCACAAAACGAAAGGCTACCCGTGCAGATGGCAGTTCAAGTCCTATACTTTGAACAAATCAGGCTTCGCAATGCCATGAATGGTGGCCACAACCAATTCTTCTTTGGTACAATCAATGGTCAATTCCCTCAACGTTCAGGCAGTGGTGCAGGAAGTGGAGCCATCTCTCCGAGGGATAACTATGCATCAGTGAGAAGAGAGAACCGAGAGCTGAAGCTTGAAGTTGCAAGAATGAGAATGAGGCTAACAGACTTGGAGAAAGATCACGTATCTATGAAACAAGAGCTTGTCAAGTCCCATCCtgcaaataaattattcaagTCATTCACCAAAAAACTAAGCAAGCTGAATTCCCTGTTTCGGATTAATGGGATGAAGCCCGTAGGAGGAGGTAAGGCTAACTCAGAGAGTCGATTTCCATTTCAGAAGAGAAGGCGTCACTCAGTTTCATGA